The nucleotide sequence AATACGATTACGACCCAATTATTTCTTCTTCTCAATAGATCAATGTTATCCATGTTTTACCCACCTACCTCGACTTTTACTTGGTTGGATGACGACGAATTGTACCAGGAATATTTCGGATCATGCTTATTGTCATAGACATCTTTTAGATGGAAGAGGGTCGGAATGGCATCGGCCCCTTTGTAAAAGACGATTTCTTTGGTCTGAGTCGCCTTTACATGATACTTCTTGTTGATGAACGTAAAAAAAGTTGGATCTGCTACCCCGATTGCGTGGGTATATCCATGCTTTTCAGCGTAATCTATCATCAAGCAAATTCCTTTTTGCCCTAGTTGTCCACGGTATTTCGGCAAAACAGCGAGACTGTCTACCTCCATTACTTTCATGTCTTCTGTAACAACATCCTGAAAAAGTGATTTCATATAAGCACTTGATTTGGAAAAGGGCGTCATTTCAAATGTTCCACCTGCTTCACCATCTTCGGCAATTAAGAGGAACAGAGCCGAGCCTTCTTTCGCGTACTCCATCTCGAAGCCCATGCTTGTCCATACTGTTTCTTTGATCTCATGAAATTTTGCTAACTCTTGTACGGTTTCTACTTGTTTGTACATAACTTGTCCACTCCATCATTTTCTCTGATTGAACCATGTTGTGTATGTTTGACGTCTCAAAAGTTATGTTTTTCCATCCGTTACGAAAATGAAAGTGCTTTCATCCTCCTTTCAAAAATGTAAACACCAAAAAAGGCCGTTCCATCGAAATGGAACAACCGAAGCTACCAACATCAAAAAATGGTCTCAAGATGATGGCAACCCGGCTATCATGGTCAAAGACTGTAGACCCGTGGTTTTGCGTCGCCACCTTTCGATGACTTTGCCTTTTGCATTTATTAGCAAAATTTGTAAAAACGTGTCGAATTTTGCTAGACATAATCATGCAAAATATAAGCCAAAAGATATATCTTTGTCAAGTTTTGGTAGGGAAAAGAAACTAATTGTTCATAAAGTATGAACGTACGAAAAAACCAGTTGCTGTTTCAACTGGTTTTTCATTTTAGGGACTTTAGGTTATGGTTTGCAGAATGTCTAGAACTTCAGTAGGCTCCATTCTCTTTTTGTAATCTGGATCTAAGCATGCTGACCGGATTACGCCCTGGTTGTTGAGGATATAAGTAGCAGGAATGGGGAGCGTCCAGGAATCGTCACTGTTAAAATGCTTGAGATCAATATCCAATGATCGGTAAGTATCCTGTAAATAATCAGGCAGTCTGAATCTGAGTTTATATTTTTCTGCCACCTGGTTATTGGTATCGCATAACAAAGGAAAGCTCAATTCGTTTTTCTCTTGCATAGTAAGAGAGTGTGCAGGAGATTGTGGACTAATGGTAAGCAATTGGGCACCCAGAGAGGTTATCGTATCGATCTGTTTTTGGTATGCTTGCAGCTCCAAATTGCAGTAGGGGCACCATGATCCACGGAAAAATGTGAGGACGACGGGACCTTTTACGACTTCTTCCGACAGGGTAAAGGTCTTGCCAGTGTGGTCGTTCAACGTAAAATCAGGCGCAATCGAACCAATCGGCAAGCCCTTTGCCTGCCCAGAGGTCCGCAGCTCCTCGAGTGATCTTGTAAATGCATCCGTTACTTCACGAGTGAGGAAGTCTGCTATTTGAATGGTTGTATGATCTAGCTCTTCGCGCAGGCTCTGAAAATGTGGTTTATTCATATGTCGTTCCCCTCTTTTTCGAAAGAATAGTAGAAGCCATAGCTTTACGATATCTTTCTTTTGGAGGGAAAGATGTAATCTGAATTACATTTTCTTCAAAATTTTGTCCCGATGAATGGAAATGGATTTAAAGCCTGTTTGAATCAGTTCTTCTCTTGCTAAAGCACGTAATGCTACCGTCACAGCTTCCCTGGATGCCCCGACAAAGTGGGCGAGTTCTTGATGGGAAAGAGGTAAATCAATTTTTTGAAACGCCGAACTGCTGGGATTGCCAAATTGATCGGCAAGCTTTACTAACGTGGAAAGAATGCGATCTTGTAAAGGGAGAAGGGCAAGATTTTCGGCTGCCTGGCTGATCGAAACCATTCTATCGCTAATGAGCTTCATGATCTTCATCATCAGTTGAGGATGTTCGATTATGTAGCTCTCAAATTTTGCTTTGCTCATTTTACAAATGAGGCAGTCTTCGATGGTTTCTATATACATCTCCCTCGTACCTAATGAGAGCAAATCCATTTCTCCAAACACATTGCCTTCCCCGAGGATATCAAATGTGAACTGCCGCCCATCCCGATTTACTTTATATAAACGTACTTTCCCCTGTTTGATGAAGTAGAAGCCCTCTGAAAAAGTTTCTGGTGTTTGAATGCACGTATTTTGGGGGAAAGGGGTTAGAGAGGTTAATTGATCAATTAAGCGCAAACTTTCCTCGGATAATGAATTCAACAAATAAAATTGGGATAAATATGTGATTCGGTTCATCATTTCTGTTCGGTTTGGGTCTTCAGGATCGTTCTTTTCGCTTTAGTGACAATTCTTTTCGTTTCCTTTGTATCAGAGATTCTTAGCCACTCGTCACAAAGCTGCGTTACCCAGTCTGGTTGTGATTTACTCGCATCGTTCAACCAATTCCCTACAGAATCTTGAACATATTTAGATGCATCTGATTTCACTTGCGTGAGTAAAGGCAGGCAGCGAGCAGGCTCATTTTTCAATGCGTCAATATGCTTACACCAGACCCCTCGTGGGCGTGTGGCTTCTACCGCAAAGCGGCGAATATTTTCGTCGGTATCAAGTACCCATTCGTTCAGGAGTTGAATGGAATGATTCAAATCATGCACGAGAGAATCTCGAATCGCCATCCATGCGATCTCTCTTACTCCAAAATGATGATCAGCTGCTAGTTTTCTTATTTGCTTTAGCTTTTCTTCGAGCGATAAGGTGTTGTCCAGACCGATGATATAGGCGCTCCAGCAACGTACACTGTCTGACTTGTGGGTGGTCAACGATAGGAAAACAGGAGACGTAGCTGTGGATTCACCCGATTTGTGTAAGATCGTAAGCACTTCTTGTCCAATTAGACGGATAGCTTTCATTCCGCTCGTTGAACCAGTCTCTTCTAAGTGACCAACAAGTTGAGGGACATACGCGCCTAACGTAACATGAGGCAGAACGCTTCGTAACAGATGAATATGATCAACAGCCTGCCACTCAGTCAAATTGACGCTTTCTAATTCTCCAGCATGAAGGAGTGCTAATACATTTTCAGGGATGAGCGAGGCTTTACTTGCTCCTTTTCTCGTGCGCACCGAATCAGGCATTTTCAACGAACTCCTTTTCGCAATAATGGTAAAAGTATACATAAAAATCACCGGTAACAAAAATTTTCCAACTATCCGATAACTAGAAGGAATAGGAGGGGATTTTGATGAAGGAAGTAAAAGTGATTCAATTTTACTTTTCCGGAGGCGGTGAAATGATTAGCATCGAGACGACGGAACCGGAAGAGATCATTCAAATGGTCGCGAATCAAAACGACGGATGGCTCCAGTATGATGATGTTGTCATTAACGTGAGAAATGTTTTGTATATCAGAGTACGCGATCAGGCGTAAGAATAGGAAAAGAGTGTCAAGCTCTAACACGAAAAAGCTCTCCTTTGAATGTGGAGGGCTTTTTCGTGTTGGAGGCACCGCTGCTGGTTATCCTATTTAATAGAAGAAAAAGGAGGGTGGCAAGATGACGCTGGAAGAAGTCATGCAGCAGCTCGAAGCGATGGGGACAGAGCAGACGAAAAAAACGTTATTGCGGCATGGTGCAAAGGAGCCTTTGTTTGGCGTGCGAGTCGGTGATATGAAGAAGCTGGTCAAGGAGGTAAAGCGTGATCAGCAGCTCGTCCAGGCGCTGTACGATACGGGAAACTACGACGCCATGTACTTGGCCGGATTGACGGTTGACCCGAAGAGCATGACAAAAGAGCGGCTACAGGCTTGGGTCAAGGAAGCGTCATGGTACGCGCCCGCCGAATATACGGTTGCGAGTGTAGCTGCTGAGAGTCATTTTGCTATGGAGTTGGCACGGGAATGGATCGAGTCAAAGGAAGAGATGGTAGCTACATGTGGGTGGAATACGTATTCGAACTATTTATCGATTACTCCAGATAAACAGCTAGATAAAGAAGAAATCAAACGGCTCCTCGTGAGAGTGAAGGCGACGATTCATCAGGAACAAAATCGCGTCCGGTACACCATGAATCAATTCGTTATTTCAGTAGGTGCGTATGTACCGGAACTTCATCAGGAGGCGTTGGAAGTGGCCGCAGCGATTGGCAAAGTACATGTAGACGTCGGACAGACAGCGTGCAAGGTTCCGTTGGCTACTGAGTATATCAAAAAGATAGAGGAACGAGGGAGTGTCGGAAAAAAGAAAAAGACATGCATCTGCTAGTCGGGCATTTTTCTCATTCATTTGGCGTATATTTCTAGGGTGCTTTTGTTTACTAAAGTATCGACTATTCCTTGCTAATGTGCTATCATGATACCTTGTTAACGTATTACCACTTTATCAGAGTAAAATGTAGAGTAGGGAAACGAGGGGGATCATCACGATGAAGAAAATAGCATGGATGTCATTGCTGTTGAGTGCAATAGTTTCATTGGTAGTGGGCTGTTCCAGCGCAAAAACTGGCGCTGACGCGAACAAGCTGATTATCGGTATTGACGATAAGTTCGCACCAATGGGATTCCGGGATGAAAAAAATGAGCTAGTCGGTTTTGATATTGATTACGCGCGTGCAGCCAGCGAAAAGATGGGAAAACAAGTCGAGTTTCAACCAATCGATTGGAGTGCAAAAGAGTCTGAGCTAAACAGCGGTCGTATCGACTTGATCTGGAATGGATATACGATTACAGATGAGAGAAAAGAAAAGGTTCTCTTTACCAAGCCTTATCTGAAAAACGCGCAAGTAGTTGTTACGATGGCAAATAGCAACTTGACCAAGCTGTCAGACTTGGCCGGTAAAGGAATTGGATTGCAAAAGCTGTCTTCCGCAGCTGACGCTGTCAATGCAAGTGACATGAAAAATCAGGTCAAATCAATTACCGAGTACCCAGATAATGTACTGGCATTGAGCGATATGAAGATTGGCCGCGTGGAAGCAGTTGTCATCGACCAGATTGTAGCCGATTACTACATGGCAAAAGAACCTGGAACCTTTAAGCTGTTGGAAGAATCGCTTGCACCCGAGGAGTATGGAGTTGGCGTCAAAAAAGGGAATGAAGCGTTATTGAACGAACTGCAAAAAGCGTTGGATACCAT is from Brevibacillus brevis and encodes:
- a CDS encoding GNAT family N-acetyltransferase — its product is MYKQVETVQELAKFHEIKETVWTSMGFEMEYAKEGSALFLLIAEDGEAGGTFEMTPFSKSSAYMKSLFQDVVTEDMKVMEVDSLAVLPKYRGQLGQKGICLMIDYAEKHGYTHAIGVADPTFFTFINKKYHVKATQTKEIVFYKGADAIPTLFHLKDVYDNKHDPKYSWYNSSSSNQVKVEVGG
- a CDS encoding peroxiredoxin-like family protein, whose product is MNKPHFQSLREELDHTTIQIADFLTREVTDAFTRSLEELRTSGQAKGLPIGSIAPDFTLNDHTGKTFTLSEEVVKGPVVLTFFRGSWCPYCNLELQAYQKQIDTITSLGAQLLTISPQSPAHSLTMQEKNELSFPLLCDTNNQVAEKYKLRFRLPDYLQDTYRSLDIDLKHFNSDDSWTLPIPATYILNNQGVIRSACLDPDYKKRMEPTEVLDILQTIT
- a CDS encoding Crp/Fnr family transcriptional regulator is translated as MNRITYLSQFYLLNSLSEESLRLIDQLTSLTPFPQNTCIQTPETFSEGFYFIKQGKVRLYKVNRDGRQFTFDILGEGNVFGEMDLLSLGTREMYIETIEDCLICKMSKAKFESYIIEHPQLMMKIMKLISDRMVSISQAAENLALLPLQDRILSTLVKLADQFGNPSSSAFQKIDLPLSHQELAHFVGASREAVTVALRALAREELIQTGFKSISIHRDKILKKM
- a CDS encoding DNA alkylation repair protein, giving the protein MPDSVRTRKGASKASLIPENVLALLHAGELESVNLTEWQAVDHIHLLRSVLPHVTLGAYVPQLVGHLEETGSTSGMKAIRLIGQEVLTILHKSGESTATSPVFLSLTTHKSDSVRCWSAYIIGLDNTLSLEEKLKQIRKLAADHHFGVREIAWMAIRDSLVHDLNHSIQLLNEWVLDTDENIRRFAVEATRPRGVWCKHIDALKNEPARCLPLLTQVKSDASKYVQDSVGNWLNDASKSQPDWVTQLCDEWLRISDTKETKRIVTKAKRTILKTQTEQK
- a CDS encoding DNA alkylation repair protein, with translation MTLEEVMQQLEAMGTEQTKKTLLRHGAKEPLFGVRVGDMKKLVKEVKRDQQLVQALYDTGNYDAMYLAGLTVDPKSMTKERLQAWVKEASWYAPAEYTVASVAAESHFAMELAREWIESKEEMVATCGWNTYSNYLSITPDKQLDKEEIKRLLVRVKATIHQEQNRVRYTMNQFVISVGAYVPELHQEALEVAAAIGKVHVDVGQTACKVPLATEYIKKIEERGSVGKKKKTCIC
- a CDS encoding amino acid ABC transporter substrate-binding protein, with amino-acid sequence MKKIAWMSLLLSAIVSLVVGCSSAKTGADANKLIIGIDDKFAPMGFRDEKNELVGFDIDYARAASEKMGKQVEFQPIDWSAKESELNSGRIDLIWNGYTITDERKEKVLFTKPYLKNAQVVVTMANSNLTKLSDLAGKGIGLQKLSSAADAVNASDMKNQVKSITEYPDNVLALSDMKIGRVEAVVIDQIVADYYMAKEPGTFKLLEESLAPEEYGVGVKKGNEALLNELQKALDTMNQDGTAAKISEKWFGENRVLK